The Anastrepha ludens isolate Willacy chromosome 2, idAnaLude1.1, whole genome shotgun sequence genome contains a region encoding:
- the LOC128861014 gene encoding odorant receptor 94a-like, which produces MAPPSATGQVSMRAARTLMRLLQGMGLWPIGKPHSRDDSQHPRRRRSLAHYYGYLLHLPLTFTYNTLMWIEALTRWERADDILYISITELGMMALAVNFWRVEHAAWHFMHEISYGSSYALRNEEERECWRQQQWLFERIAICYIGGGVGVLLTAFGATLLVNGYNLPYDYWLPFEWHNAHNYWYAYGYELVAMSLTCISNVTMDMMLCYYLFHVALLYKLIGIRLMALQHLREPFAVAQLIAIIELHKKVKRLTSQCESLVSFPIMVQILLSALILCLSAYRLQNMQISENPGQFLAMLQFASVLTLQIFLPCYFANEITINSDALTTCIYSSNWEEFSPATRKQMNLFMELLKQPARIKAGNFFIVGLPIFTKTMNNAYSLLALLLNMSE; this is translated from the exons ATGGCGCCACCATCCGCTACAGGGCAAGTAAGCATGAGAGCAGCACGCACACTAATGCGTCTGCTCCAAGGCATGGGATTGTGGCCGATCGGCAAGCCGCATTCAAGAGATGACAGCCAACATCCGCGTCGCCGCCGCTCGCTGGCACACTACTATGGCTATCTGCTGCATTTGCCGCTCACCTTCACCTACAATACGCTCATGTGGATCGAAGCGTTGACGCGTTGGGAACGCGCCGATGACATACTCTACATCTCCATCACCGAGCTGGGCATGATGGCGCTCGCTGTGAATTTCTGGCGCGTGGAACACGCCGCCTGGCACTTTATGCACGAGATCAGCTATGGCAGCAGCTATGCATTGCGTAATGAGGAGGAACGTGAGTGCTGGCGACAGCAGCAGTGGCTGTTTGAGCGCATCGCAATCTGCTATATTGGTGGCGGTGTGGGTGTGCTTTTGACTGCTTTCGGCGCAACACTACTCGTGAATGGCTACAACTTGCCCTACGACTATTGGCTGCCATTCGAATGGCACAATGCGCACAATTATTGGTATGCCTATGGGTATGAGCTGGTAGCGATGTCGCTTACTTGCATCTCAAACGTGACCATGGATATGATGCTGTGCTATTACCTGTTTCACGTGGCGCTCTTATACAAGTTAATTGGCATACGCCTAATGGCATTGCAGCATTTGCGCGAACCTTTTGCCGTCGCACAGCTGATAGCCATCATCGAGTTACACAAAAAGGTCAAGCG GTTGACGTCGCAATGTGAGTCGCTGGTGTCCTTCCCCATTATGGTGCAAATTTTGCTCAGCGCCTTGATTTTATGCCTTAGCGCCTATCGTCTACAAAAc ATGCAAATCAGCGAAAATCCAGGCCAATTTTTAGCCATGTTGCAATTTGCCAGCGTACTGACGTTGCAAATATTCCTGCCATGTTACTTTGCCAATGAGATTACCATAAATTCGGATGCACTGACAACCTGCATATACAGCAGCAATTGGGAGGAATTTTCGCCGGCAACGCGCAAGCAAATGAATCTCTTTATGGAGCTGCTGAAGCAACCCGCGCGTATTAAAGCTGGAAATTTCTTCATTGTAGGGCTACCCATCTTTACGAAG ACCATGAACAATGCCTACAGCCTGCTGGCGTTGCTGCTGAATATGAGTGAATAA